Proteins co-encoded in one uncultured Draconibacterium sp. genomic window:
- a CDS encoding glycoside hydrolase → MKAILVIFSMLLSAQLFSQNNRITVQVNPEKTYQSIQNFGASDSWRCQFVGENWPVAKREKIADLLFSLDTDESGNPIGIGLSNWRFYIGAGSMEQGDASDIVNVWRRSECFLDADGNYDWTKYKGQRWFLQAAKKRGVPEFTAYTISPPVFYTKNGLAHATKGDLGFNLKEDKYEAYSKFLVDVVEHFEKNENIHFAYLSPFNEPQWAWDASNQEGTPATNKELYKYTKILSKELSSRGSETKMIFGEAGDVEYLYKEKGNNSNGDQINVFFNPESEMYIGDLKNLEYAITSHSYFTTWPIKAQIEYRQKMVERLEEINPELDFWQTEFCILEKNDETTGGWGRDTGMPTALYVARVIHSDLTIANARSWDWWTALSQFNYKDGLVHLDDGKGPGVNNDTSQLNYDLRFDGEITETKLLWAMGNYSRFVRPDMVRIDAKIDNDLSLVEQATDLQVAAFKDLSSGKQVYVFMNYTEDDKPVNLAGSGNNNGNAALYITDETRDLEKSTVQLEELVIPKRSVSTLVIEK, encoded by the coding sequence ATGAAAGCCATTTTAGTCATATTCTCAATGCTGTTATCAGCTCAGTTGTTTTCACAAAACAACAGGATAACAGTTCAGGTAAATCCGGAGAAAACCTATCAAAGTATCCAGAATTTTGGAGCGTCCGATTCGTGGCGCTGTCAATTTGTTGGCGAAAATTGGCCGGTGGCAAAACGCGAGAAAATTGCCGATCTACTTTTTAGTTTAGACACGGATGAAAGCGGAAATCCCATAGGAATTGGCCTTTCAAACTGGCGCTTTTACATTGGTGCCGGTTCAATGGAACAAGGCGATGCCTCTGATATTGTAAATGTATGGCGGCGTTCGGAGTGTTTTCTGGATGCCGATGGCAACTACGACTGGACGAAATATAAAGGTCAGCGTTGGTTTTTGCAGGCAGCAAAAAAACGCGGTGTGCCGGAGTTTACGGCATACACCATTTCTCCGCCGGTGTTTTATACAAAAAACGGACTGGCACATGCCACAAAAGGCGACCTGGGTTTTAACCTGAAAGAAGACAAATACGAAGCGTATTCAAAATTTCTGGTTGACGTTGTAGAACATTTCGAGAAAAACGAGAATATTCATTTTGCTTACTTAAGTCCGTTTAACGAACCACAGTGGGCGTGGGATGCCAGCAACCAGGAAGGTACGCCGGCAACTAATAAAGAGCTTTACAAATACACCAAAATTTTATCGAAAGAACTAAGTTCACGAGGTTCCGAGACCAAAATGATTTTTGGTGAAGCCGGAGATGTGGAATACCTCTACAAAGAGAAAGGTAATAATTCGAATGGCGACCAGATCAATGTATTTTTCAATCCGGAATCGGAGATGTACATTGGCGATCTGAAAAACCTGGAATATGCCATTACCTCGCACTCGTATTTTACCACCTGGCCGATAAAAGCACAAATCGAATACCGCCAGAAAATGGTAGAGCGTTTAGAGGAAATTAATCCGGAACTGGATTTCTGGCAAACTGAATTCTGTATTCTGGAAAAGAATGATGAAACTACCGGAGGCTGGGGACGCGATACAGGAATGCCAACAGCGTTGTATGTGGCACGTGTTATCCATTCGGATCTGACAATTGCCAATGCCCGTTCGTGGGATTGGTGGACCGCACTTTCGCAATTCAATTACAAAGATGGCCTCGTTCATTTAGATGATGGAAAAGGGCCGGGAGTGAATAATGATACCAGCCAGTTGAATTACGATTTGCGTTTCGATGGCGAAATTACAGAGACTAAATTGCTTTGGGCAATGGGTAACTATTCAAGGTTTGTGCGTCCTGATATGGTAAGGATTGATGCAAAAATTGATAACGATTTGTCGCTTGTTGAGCAGGCAACAGATTTGCAGGTGGCAGCATTTAAAGATCTGTCATCGGGAAAACAGGTATATGTTTTTATGAACTATACCGAAGACGATAAACCGGTGAATCTGGCTGGCAGTGGCAATAATAACGGTAATGCAGCTCTTTATATAACTGACGAAACAAGAGATCTTGAAAAAAGCACCGTCCAATTGGAAGAGCTTGTGATTCCCAAACGTTCCGTTTCAACTTTAGTGATCGAAAAATAA
- a CDS encoding glycoside hydrolase, translating into MNFFKLLLGLVLLCVNSLAFAQSNIQPVVNYTFNSGAAVDETGNSELFLYNNTSLFTDSERGSVLQFSASHKSYAAFNRNLLDTDTFTVSFFFFWENDNAGSWHQLFEIHNQETNSNLFFTPQIGWGNYGCALISDSKDYGLYETIETDVLQKNKWMHIAITFEDKLAKIYIDGAEISSGYLNISPTLIQGDSLYLGGNPHRSDNYYISARLDEIKVFDQALSANQILAVANETEIPDPEDKTINWETSGDPIDLTIDIASKQQTIQNFGSSDAWNTERIGKYWPETKKEKLAELLFSTEKDADGNPLGIGLSAWRFNIGAGTAEQGDASRISEESRRTEGFLNADGSTYNWEKQAGQQWFLQKANQYNVHHLIGWQNSPPVEYTQNNLGFREYGTEMATILKPEYFDDYARFLADVSEHFDNEGIHFDYISPLNEPQWGWAPSSSSGTVTQEGTPWTNQEIFDVVSTIDNEFSARNVTSKLFITEAASINSMTGGTGHADNQLYKFWNANSGLSLLDKSSFSDIVSYHSYFTDYGSQLVDNREEMAQMAQLLNPKPQLWQTEYSLLADGYRYGYPANVKLTEMQCALSLSRTIMADLNIANVSAWQWWTTFEQGKHNGESRFCLIEALTKNDNSDGVYHLTKLFYTFGNFSYFIRPDMTRVDYSRSDNLSTSETYEDIVFSAFTDAEESKVVIVATNFTNEVRDVKLSVDNANGKTLKNPSLFLTDEFSNLEKQDIDLSNGKLIVPAKSVVTFTADLEVGTSIGTELKEQDFKAYYNGRAQQIIAELPSNHSYKQIKLYNISGQLQLTIPVEKQQQRIVISSAEYNKGIFLVSGIAAGKRETVKVIIF; encoded by the coding sequence ATGAATTTTTTTAAGCTGCTTTTAGGATTGGTATTACTTTGTGTAAACAGTTTAGCTTTTGCACAAAGTAATATTCAACCTGTTGTAAACTATACGTTTAATAGTGGTGCGGCAGTTGACGAAACCGGAAATTCTGAACTGTTTCTTTACAACAATACCTCATTGTTTACGGATAGCGAAAGAGGCTCGGTATTGCAGTTCTCCGCATCGCACAAGAGTTATGCGGCTTTCAATAGGAATTTATTGGATACCGATACTTTTACCGTATCATTCTTTTTCTTTTGGGAAAACGATAACGCCGGTTCATGGCATCAGCTTTTTGAAATCCATAACCAGGAAACAAATTCAAATTTATTCTTCACTCCTCAGATTGGATGGGGCAATTACGGTTGTGCTTTAATAAGCGACAGCAAAGATTACGGTTTATACGAAACGATTGAAACCGACGTTCTTCAGAAGAATAAATGGATGCATATTGCAATCACTTTCGAGGACAAACTGGCAAAGATTTATATCGATGGTGCGGAGATCTCAAGCGGATATCTTAATATTTCTCCGACCTTAATTCAGGGCGATTCTCTATATCTCGGAGGCAATCCACACCGGTCGGACAATTATTATATTTCAGCTCGTTTAGATGAAATTAAAGTTTTTGATCAGGCGCTTTCTGCCAATCAAATTCTGGCAGTGGCGAACGAAACAGAAATTCCTGATCCGGAAGACAAGACTATAAACTGGGAAACTTCCGGAGATCCGATCGACCTTACTATTGACATTGCATCTAAACAGCAAACCATTCAAAATTTCGGCTCGTCCGACGCCTGGAATACTGAACGTATCGGAAAATACTGGCCGGAAACGAAAAAGGAAAAGCTGGCAGAATTGTTATTCAGTACCGAAAAAGATGCCGACGGAAATCCATTGGGAATTGGCCTTTCTGCCTGGCGATTTAATATTGGTGCCGGAACAGCAGAGCAAGGCGATGCCAGCCGGATAAGTGAAGAATCGCGCCGTACAGAAGGCTTCCTGAATGCCGACGGAAGCACTTACAACTGGGAAAAGCAGGCAGGGCAGCAATGGTTTTTGCAAAAAGCGAATCAGTACAACGTGCATCATTTAATCGGATGGCAAAACAGTCCGCCGGTTGAATACACACAAAATAATCTTGGATTTCGGGAATACGGAACGGAAATGGCAACAATTCTAAAACCGGAGTATTTTGATGATTATGCCCGGTTTTTAGCCGATGTCAGCGAGCATTTTGACAATGAAGGTATTCATTTCGATTATATCAGTCCGTTAAATGAACCGCAATGGGGGTGGGCACCGTCGTCAAGTAGCGGCACCGTAACACAGGAAGGTACACCCTGGACCAACCAGGAAATATTTGATGTGGTTTCGACAATTGATAATGAATTTTCGGCGCGTAATGTTACAAGTAAGCTGTTTATTACAGAAGCAGCATCGATCAACAGTATGACTGGCGGAACAGGCCATGCTGACAATCAGCTGTATAAATTCTGGAACGCCAATTCCGGACTTTCATTACTCGATAAATCATCGTTTTCCGATATCGTTTCTTATCACAGTTATTTTACCGATTACGGTTCTCAACTGGTTGATAACCGCGAGGAAATGGCTCAAATGGCGCAGTTGCTGAATCCGAAACCGCAACTGTGGCAAACTGAATATTCCTTGTTGGCTGATGGATATCGTTACGGTTATCCGGCGAATGTGAAGTTGACAGAGATGCAATGTGCGCTATCGCTTTCCAGAACGATTATGGCCGACCTGAATATTGCCAATGTTTCAGCATGGCAGTGGTGGACAACCTTTGAGCAGGGAAAACACAATGGGGAATCACGTTTTTGCCTCATTGAAGCACTGACGAAAAATGATAACAGCGATGGTGTTTATCATTTAACGAAACTGTTTTATACGTTCGGGAATTTCTCGTATTTTATTCGCCCTGATATGACACGGGTGGATTATTCACGTTCGGATAATCTAAGCACCAGCGAAACCTACGAGGATATTGTTTTTTCTGCGTTTACTGATGCTGAAGAAAGCAAAGTGGTGATTGTGGCTACAAACTTTACCAACGAAGTGCGGGATGTAAAACTGTCAGTTGATAATGCGAATGGAAAAACGCTGAAAAATCCATCACTATTTTTAACCGACGAATTTTCAAACCTGGAAAAACAGGATATTGATCTATCCAATGGAAAATTGATCGTTCCGGCAAAATCGGTGGTTACGTTTACTGCCGATCTGGAAGTTGGTACTTCCATTGGAACAGAGTTAAAAGAGCAGGATTTTAAGGCTTATTATAATGGCCGCGCTCAGCAAATAATTGCTGAATTGCCATCCAATCATTCTTATAAACAAATTAAACTGTACAATATTTCCGGGCAGTTACAGCTTACTATCCCGGTTGAGAAACAACAGCAAAGGATTGTGATTTCTTCTGCTGAATATAACAAAGGAATTTTTTTGGTTTCGGGAATTGCTGCCGGCAAACGCGAAACAGTAAAAGTCATCATATTTTAA
- a CDS encoding T9SS type A sorting domain-containing protein has protein sequence MKRITYIVALLISWCFLGTVQAQEHFMPKTDGTKYYLLIYDGAGNEKVLSFHPEVASWSDQIGYSDYFDGSGSQLWVFDEMEQNPGYINVRNLDEGLSDKHFLKSWNNYAYLEPQDADHGREGNETHDKELAFRFTNIFDDWYAFETIDKPADLSGMNYSPGPNALNFDANGIAAFRLKTADLTQENALNCVFRLVEFDPIALFESSIEKGMELYYAHPEFPEEVLADMFYVMEKAREIRVFGTDGEMLNFQPNVDEAISTFNNYISLSEDVESAKAFIDSSAADEGVKESFNALIDNLEEFLASGDPDYTAIDSLRNNIAVAQDLVDAILQAEAYAATLVDLDDPRYQSGVVLSVESAKAVLADPTSDAADYNSAIAVMEKVQLLIAEVFTANDLIANTQEFEEAKQELGNAIEDALVLINTEGVTEQQLDEGIVAMQAAIVAFQKALEAGDTSVELINPGFENEFEKWNSTSDTDWLPYTENKGVDGSKNMTIWQGSDYTFITYQSISNLPNGTYEVSVMSVVSNDNTIALFARSGDAEEVKPLPFEEWTNTKRSLKIVVTDGTLEFGIRGAGANNGIPANNWGTFDNFEVKWLSSIGLVNPGFENEFEGWDSTSDTDWLPYTENKGVGGSKNMTIWQGSDYTFINGQTLNNLPNGKYQVSVMSVVSNDSTIFLYADGGELVEEPLAFEEWTNTKRKLIVNVTNGSLTFGIKGAGTENTIPANNWGTFDNFEVVRLPEVDLINPGFEEEFLGWDHESNTDWLPYTENKGVDGSKNMTIWQGSDYTFICGQTVSGLLDGSYQVSVMSVVSNDSTIFLYADGGELTEEPLAFEEWSNTKRNLTAPVSGGSLTFGIKGAGTENTIPANNWGTFDNFELKLQSIIPDYEIVIPNNVQNVVTDVDIHQFENEVIYWQSGQKLNIRSSDNMVKYTVYSITGAQVEQGETHSTTLSIPMKQGIYVVKVLTENGYVDTEKVSIR, from the coding sequence ATGAAAAGAATAACATATATAGTTGCATTATTAATCAGCTGGTGTTTTCTGGGAACTGTTCAGGCCCAGGAGCATTTTATGCCAAAAACAGACGGAACGAAATATTACCTGCTTATTTACGATGGAGCAGGAAACGAAAAGGTACTGAGTTTCCATCCGGAGGTCGCATCATGGTCTGACCAAATTGGTTATTCCGACTACTTTGATGGATCGGGCTCACAACTTTGGGTGTTCGATGAGATGGAGCAAAATCCCGGATATATCAATGTCCGTAACCTGGATGAAGGTTTAAGCGATAAACATTTTTTGAAATCGTGGAACAATTATGCTTACCTGGAACCTCAGGATGCAGACCATGGCCGCGAAGGGAACGAGACACACGATAAAGAACTGGCATTCCGATTCACCAATATTTTTGATGATTGGTATGCTTTCGAAACCATTGATAAACCGGCCGATTTAAGTGGAATGAATTATTCACCCGGTCCTAACGCTTTGAATTTTGACGCTAACGGAATTGCTGCCTTTCGTCTGAAAACAGCAGATCTTACACAGGAAAATGCCCTTAATTGTGTTTTCCGATTAGTTGAGTTTGATCCAATCGCTTTGTTTGAATCATCAATCGAAAAAGGTATGGAGTTGTATTATGCTCATCCTGAATTCCCTGAAGAAGTGTTAGCTGATATGTTTTATGTGATGGAAAAAGCACGTGAGATAAGGGTGTTTGGAACCGATGGAGAGATGCTAAATTTTCAGCCTAATGTGGATGAGGCAATTTCAACTTTTAACAACTACATCAGTTTATCGGAGGATGTGGAAAGTGCAAAAGCTTTTATCGATTCGTCCGCAGCTGACGAAGGTGTAAAAGAGTCTTTTAATGCTTTGATCGATAATCTTGAAGAGTTTCTCGCATCTGGTGATCCAGATTATACGGCCATCGATAGTTTAAGAAACAATATTGCAGTAGCACAGGATTTGGTTGATGCCATTCTTCAGGCAGAAGCTTATGCAGCTACCTTGGTTGATCTTGATGACCCAAGATACCAGTCGGGTGTAGTTTTATCAGTAGAATCGGCCAAAGCTGTTTTGGCTGATCCAACAAGCGATGCTGCTGATTATAACAGTGCCATTGCTGTAATGGAAAAAGTTCAGTTATTGATTGCGGAGGTGTTTACTGCCAACGATTTAATTGCCAATACACAGGAGTTCGAAGAGGCAAAGCAAGAATTGGGTAATGCAATTGAAGATGCGTTGGTTCTAATAAATACTGAAGGCGTAACAGAACAACAATTGGATGAAGGAATTGTGGCGATGCAGGCTGCAATCGTAGCTTTTCAGAAAGCTTTGGAAGCCGGCGATACCAGTGTTGAGCTGATCAACCCGGGTTTTGAAAATGAGTTTGAAAAATGGAATTCAACTTCTGATACGGATTGGTTACCATACACTGAAAATAAAGGCGTTGACGGATCGAAGAACATGACTATCTGGCAAGGATCTGATTATACTTTTATCACGTATCAATCCATCTCAAATCTTCCAAACGGAACTTACGAGGTGAGTGTGATGTCGGTGGTAAGTAACGACAATACCATTGCTCTTTTTGCAAGAAGCGGTGATGCAGAAGAAGTAAAACCTCTGCCATTTGAAGAATGGACAAATACAAAACGTTCGCTAAAAATTGTGGTTACTGATGGAACTTTGGAATTTGGTATCAGAGGTGCAGGAGCTAATAATGGAATTCCTGCCAACAACTGGGGAACCTTTGATAATTTCGAAGTGAAATGGTTGTCGAGCATCGGATTGGTAAATCCTGGATTCGAAAATGAGTTCGAAGGATGGGATTCAACTTCTGATACGGACTGGTTGCCTTATACCGAGAATAAAGGTGTTGGCGGATCAAAAAACATGACCATCTGGCAAGGTTCAGACTACACTTTTATTAATGGTCAGACTTTGAATAATCTGCCAAACGGTAAATACCAGGTTTCGGTAATGTCGGTAGTTAGCAACGACAGTACAATCTTCTTGTATGCCGATGGTGGTGAGCTTGTTGAAGAGCCACTGGCTTTTGAAGAGTGGACAAATACAAAACGCAAACTGATCGTTAATGTAACTAATGGCAGCCTGACTTTTGGTATCAAAGGTGCAGGCACCGAAAATACAATTCCTGCCAATAACTGGGGAACTTTCGATAATTTCGAGGTGGTTCGTTTACCTGAAGTTGATCTGATAAATCCTGGTTTTGAAGAAGAGTTTTTAGGTTGGGATCATGAATCGAATACCGATTGGTTGCCTTACACTGAAAATAAAGGTGTTGACGGCTCGAAGAACATGACCATTTGGCAAGGTTCCGATTATACTTTCATTTGCGGACAAACAGTGAGTGGTTTGCTGGATGGAAGCTACCAGGTTTCAGTAATGAGTGTGGTGAGCAACGACAGTACTATTTTCTTATACGCCGATGGTGGAGAGTTGACGGAAGAGCCACTTGCATTTGAGGAGTGGAGCAACACCAAACGTAACCTGACTGCACCTGTCAGCGGAGGATCATTAACCTTTGGTATTAAAGGTGCAGGAACAGAAAATACAATTCCGGCCAACAACTGGGGTACTTTTGATAATTTCGAATTGAAATTACAGTCGATCATTCCTGATTACGAAATTGTAATTCCTAATAACGTTCAAAATGTTGTTACCGATGTAGATATTCATCAGTTTGAGAATGAGGTGATTTACTGGCAAAGTGGTCAGAAATTGAATATCCGTTCTTCAGATAATATGGTGAAATATACTGTTTACAGTATCACCGGAGCTCAGGTTGAACAAGGCGAAACGCACAGTACTACATTGTCGATTCCGATGAAGCAAGGAATTTACGTTGTAAAAGTGTTAACCGAAAACGGATACGTAGACACAGAAAAAGTTTCAATTAGATAG
- a CDS encoding RagB/SusD family nutrient uptake outer membrane protein — MKRAKQNIKISSILSVLILLFAACQQLDMEQDTGITDDLMWNNPTYIDRYIVDLISEMPNGFAPEGFSQGELYGSATDEGENANPSASVQSLNSGNWSSVSPFARNNWNKYYNAIYKVNLFLEETKSTTFDTFEPSNRQVFLNNLASYQNEARFLRALYYYELVKRYGGVVLVGDNVVQDMSDLSNGAFAEGRASFETCANYIIDQCDYLIDNELLPLLDEGADQGRPNGTAVKALKCKTYLLLASPIYNSAVTEGSAQQNVYWKEILDIAQDIAFDRVFTFGPYDQFDGSSPEIILGYRQADINYIEKVNFPVGSEGVITTGSTNPTQNLVDAYRMLNGKKIDDPESGYDPANPYVNRDERLLHTVIVNGSNWDERNTESRIIETFKGGRDGMDRDYGTKTGYYLRKFLDPTLDLRQGQASNREWPIFRFADMVLIWAEAANELYGPSNLGESYLTATTLLNQTVERHGGLPEIMLNSMSKEEMRERIREERFIEFAFEDQRAWDLRRWGIAADVLSQPVYKMDITQNADGSYNYQKMELEDRYFEERMNFYPIPQRDVNNGLTQNMGW; from the coding sequence ATGAAACGAGCAAAACAAAATATAAAAATCTCATCGATTCTGAGTGTCCTGATCCTTCTTTTTGCTGCATGTCAGCAGCTTGACATGGAACAAGATACCGGTATCACCGATGATCTGATGTGGAACAATCCAACTTATATCGATCGTTACATCGTTGATCTGATCAGTGAAATGCCAAATGGATTTGCCCCGGAAGGTTTTAGCCAGGGCGAATTATACGGAAGTGCTACAGATGAAGGCGAAAATGCCAATCCATCGGCATCTGTTCAAAGTCTTAATTCAGGCAACTGGAGCTCTGTTTCTCCGTTTGCAAGAAATAATTGGAATAAATACTACAATGCCATTTATAAAGTCAACCTGTTTTTAGAGGAGACAAAGTCGACTACTTTCGATACGTTCGAGCCGTCGAACCGACAGGTGTTTCTGAATAACCTTGCTTCATACCAAAACGAGGCACGTTTTTTAAGAGCATTGTATTATTATGAGCTGGTAAAAAGATACGGCGGAGTAGTTTTGGTTGGCGACAATGTAGTGCAAGACATGAGCGATTTGTCGAACGGCGCATTTGCCGAAGGAAGAGCTTCATTTGAAACTTGTGCCAACTATATTATCGACCAGTGCGATTACCTGATCGACAACGAATTGTTGCCATTGCTTGATGAAGGAGCCGACCAGGGAAGACCGAACGGAACTGCTGTTAAAGCATTAAAATGTAAAACCTATTTGTTGTTGGCCAGTCCAATTTATAATAGCGCTGTTACCGAAGGTTCTGCACAGCAAAATGTATACTGGAAAGAGATTCTGGACATTGCTCAGGACATTGCTTTCGATCGTGTATTTACATTTGGCCCTTACGACCAGTTTGACGGCAGTAGTCCTGAAATTATTTTGGGATATCGTCAGGCTGATATCAACTACATTGAGAAAGTGAACTTTCCTGTAGGTTCTGAAGGAGTAATAACTACCGGAAGCACAAATCCAACTCAGAATTTAGTTGACGCTTACCGCATGTTGAATGGTAAAAAAATCGATGATCCTGAATCGGGTTACGATCCTGCCAATCCTTATGTAAATCGCGACGAACGATTGTTGCACACCGTAATTGTAAACGGAAGCAACTGGGACGAACGAAATACGGAATCACGAATAATTGAAACCTTTAAAGGTGGTAGAGACGGAATGGATCGCGATTACGGAACCAAAACCGGTTACTATTTACGAAAGTTCCTCGATCCAACGCTCGACCTGAGACAAGGACAGGCTTCAAACCGCGAGTGGCCAATTTTCCGCTTTGCCGATATGGTTTTGATCTGGGCAGAAGCAGCTAACGAATTGTATGGTCCGTCGAACCTAGGGGAATCGTACTTAACAGCTACCACACTATTGAATCAGACAGTTGAGAGACATGGCGGTCTGCCTGAAATCATGCTCAACAGTATGAGCAAAGAAGAAATGAGAGAACGAATTCGTGAAGAGCGCTTTATCGAGTTTGCATTCGAAGATCAACGGGCGTGGGATTTGCGCCGCTGGGGAATTGCAGCGGATGTATTAAGTCAGCCGGTTTACAAAATGGATATCACGCAAAATGCCGATGGTTCTTACAATTATCAGAAAATGGAACTGGAAGACCGATATTTTGAAGAACGTATGAATTTCTATCCAATACCGCAGCGCGATGTAAACAACGGCTTAACTCAAAACATGGGTTGGTAA